The genome window GTACCGCTTGCTGGCCCGGCACCTGCCCCTCGACCCGGCCGACGCCTCCGCCCACGTGGACCGCTTGCTGGCGGGCCTGCGGGCGAGTTGACCGGAGGGGTGGAGCGGGCCGCCGGGGCGGGCTCGTTACCGTGATGGCATGCCTGGGACGACTGGGAAGCCAGACGCAGCCGCGATCATCCGTCGAGCCGAGCCCCGAGACGAGCGCTCCTTGGCCGAACTCCGGGCCCTGACCTGGTCCTGGCGGAGCGAGGTCACCCCGCCGCCCGCGCCCGGTGCCCTGGTCTTCGTCGACGGCCGCTGGCCCGAGCAGTACCTGGTCGCCGAACTCGACGGCCACGTGATCGGGTTCATCCGGCAGGTGCCGCCCACCTCGTTGCCGAGCAACCGGCACGTCCGGCAGATACAGGGCCTCGCCGTCCACCCCGCCGCCCAGGGAAGCGGGTTCGGGCGCGCCCTGGTCGAGGCGGCGTGCGCGGCGGCCCGGGAGGAGGGCGCGCGCCGGATGACGCTACGGGTGCTCGGGCACAACACTCCCGCCCGGCGCCTCTACGAGCGGTGCGGCTTCGTGGTGGAGGGCGTCTGCCCGGAGGAGTTCTTCGTCGGCGGGCGCTACGCGGACGACGTGCTGATGGGGCGTCGGCTGGTCGGTCCGGACGGGTCGCTCGGCGCAGCCTGAGGCTGAGCTTGCGGACTGCGCGGTGAGCCAGTGGCCGACCAGCTCGCGGTAGAACGGCGAGAGCACCTGGAGGTCGCCGTGCCGGGCGGTGATCGCCCGGCCGTGGTCGAGCAGCAGCACGCGGTCGGCGCGCAGTGCGGAGGCGAGGCGGTGCGCGATCACGATCAGCGTGCCCGGACGGTCGGCGAACGCCGCCTCGGCGCGGGCCTCGGCGGCCGGATCGAGGTGACAGGTGGCCTCGTCCAGGATCACCACTGGTGCGGGGGAGAGGTAGGTTCGGACCAGCGCCAGAAGTTGGCGCTCGCCGGCGGACAACGCGGTGGCGGGGTCCGGGAGTTCGGCGTCCAGCCCGCCGAGGCGGTCCACCAGGTCGGTGGCGCCGAGGAGTTCGATGGCGTCGAGCAGGGTTCGGGTGCTGGGTGTGCTGGGGCCGGCGGGGTTCGGCCGGCCGGGGTTCGGCTGGCGGGGGTTCAACCAGCCGGGGTTCAACCAGTCGAGGTTCTCGCGGACCGTGCCGGTGAACACGTACGCCTGTTGCGGGACCAGCGCGACGAGGGCTGCCCGGGCGGGCGGCGGGAGTTGGTCCGGGCGCGCGTCGCCGAGCCGGATCTCGCCGCCCTCGGGGGTCAGGAGGCCGGCCAACAGGGCGGCGAGG of Kitasatospora viridis contains these proteins:
- a CDS encoding GNAT family N-acetyltransferase, translating into MPGTTGKPDAAAIIRRAEPRDERSLAELRALTWSWRSEVTPPPAPGALVFVDGRWPEQYLVAELDGHVIGFIRQVPPTSLPSNRHVRQIQGLAVHPAAQGSGFGRALVEAACAAAREEGARRMTLRVLGHNTPARRLYERCGFVVEGVCPEEFFVGGRYADDVLMGRRLVGPDGSLGAA